In Myxocyprinus asiaticus isolate MX2 ecotype Aquarium Trade chromosome 16, UBuf_Myxa_2, whole genome shotgun sequence, a single window of DNA contains:
- the LOC127453967 gene encoding CD209 antigen-like protein D isoform X1, with translation MESKKTEVEVELEKITKAEDKEEKERQVTKATSSKTEEEVVGKGNVYSTLSIPSEHVYSVPSSTRPSCTVNKDTSPDIHRKVRVYRIISVVLFVICILLMIVVLVLFVKLNGKQPCEIVQDIDRTPLVQECTLKKCHGLHEQQLVADSNQCVCSDCGRDWLQFENSCYFLSQDRLSWQKSREECQRKGGDLAIITNEHVQGYLTEKGKLHYWIGLKRVGTNQWEWINNNVLTVRYWGDNSSSGDCALIATDEPLERNWYADSCRIYSQYICQKSLRSA, from the exons ATGGAGAGCAAGAAGACAGAAGTAGAAGTGGAATTGGAGAAGATCACCAAGGCTGAGGACAAAGAGGAGAAGGAAAGGCAGGTGACAAAAG CTACATCTTCTAAAACTGAAGAGGAGGTTGTAGGGAAAGGGAATGTATACTCTACTCTAAGCATCCCATCTGAGCATGTCTATAGTGTTCCATCTTCAACTCGACCTTCTTGTACAGTCAATAAAG ACACATCACCAGATATTCACAGGAAGGTTCGTGTTTACCGCATCATTTCAGTGGTTCTCTTTGTCATCTGCATCCTGTTGATGATTGTGGTCCTTGTACTGTTTGTGAAGT TGAATGGAAAGCAGCCATGTGAGATTGTTCAAGACATTGACAGGACTCCACTGGTCCAGGAATGTACCTTGAAGAAATGCCATGGGTTACACGAACAGCAATTGGTCGCTGACAGCAATC AGTGTGTGTGCAGTGATTGTGGCAGGGACTGGCTGCAGTTCGAGAATTCTTGTTATTTCCTGTCCCAAGACCGTCTTTCCTGGCAGAAAAGCAGGGAGGAGTGCCAGAGGAAGGGAGGAGATCTTGCCATCATTACTAATGAACATGTGCAG GGGTATCTGACTGAGAAAGGGAAGTTGCATTACTGGATTGGGCTAAAACGTGTGGGGACAAATCAGTGGGAATGGATTAACAACAATGTATTGACAGTGAG ATATTGGGGAGATAATTCCTCCAGTGGGGACTGTGCTCTCATAGCTACAGATGAACCACTTGAACGGAACTGGTACGCAGACTCCTGCAGAATATACTCACAGTACATCTGTCAGAAGAGCTTAAGATCTGCTTAG
- the LOC127453967 gene encoding early activation antigen CD69-like isoform X2, with protein sequence MESKKTEVEVELEKITKAEDKEEKERQVTKDTSPDIHRKVRVYRIISVVLFVICILLMIVVLVLFVKLNGKQPCEIVQDIDRTPLVQECTLKKCHGLHEQQLVADSNQCVCSDCGRDWLQFENSCYFLSQDRLSWQKSREECQRKGGDLAIITNEHVQGYLTEKGKLHYWIGLKRVGTNQWEWINNNVLTVRYWGDNSSSGDCALIATDEPLERNWYADSCRIYSQYICQKSLRSA encoded by the exons ATGGAGAGCAAGAAGACAGAAGTAGAAGTGGAATTGGAGAAGATCACCAAGGCTGAGGACAAAGAGGAGAAGGAAAGGCAGGTGACAAAAG ACACATCACCAGATATTCACAGGAAGGTTCGTGTTTACCGCATCATTTCAGTGGTTCTCTTTGTCATCTGCATCCTGTTGATGATTGTGGTCCTTGTACTGTTTGTGAAGT TGAATGGAAAGCAGCCATGTGAGATTGTTCAAGACATTGACAGGACTCCACTGGTCCAGGAATGTACCTTGAAGAAATGCCATGGGTTACACGAACAGCAATTGGTCGCTGACAGCAATC AGTGTGTGTGCAGTGATTGTGGCAGGGACTGGCTGCAGTTCGAGAATTCTTGTTATTTCCTGTCCCAAGACCGTCTTTCCTGGCAGAAAAGCAGGGAGGAGTGCCAGAGGAAGGGAGGAGATCTTGCCATCATTACTAATGAACATGTGCAG GGGTATCTGACTGAGAAAGGGAAGTTGCATTACTGGATTGGGCTAAAACGTGTGGGGACAAATCAGTGGGAATGGATTAACAACAATGTATTGACAGTGAG ATATTGGGGAGATAATTCCTCCAGTGGGGACTGTGCTCTCATAGCTACAGATGAACCACTTGAACGGAACTGGTACGCAGACTCCTGCAGAATATACTCACAGTACATCTGTCAGAAGAGCTTAAGATCTGCTTAG